In one Vicinamibacterales bacterium genomic region, the following are encoded:
- a CDS encoding Hsp20/alpha crystallin family protein: MPPLTRLPISSDVGDVSADVRRLFEELLKQRPERRHQIVGECLPLLDVFETREAIELAVDLPGVPPQNIRILVRAGVVIVAGEKDRPEHVARGSASFHLVERDFGRFARAVRVHVAIDAARATAAMREGELRVRLPKIDERRGVAIAVPISTDVVR, encoded by the coding sequence ATGCCCCCGCTGACCCGCCTCCCCATCTCCTCGGACGTCGGTGACGTCTCGGCCGACGTGCGCCGCCTCTTCGAGGAACTGCTGAAGCAGCGCCCCGAACGCCGCCACCAGATCGTGGGCGAATGCCTCCCGCTCCTGGACGTGTTCGAGACACGCGAGGCCATCGAACTCGCCGTGGATCTGCCGGGTGTCCCGCCCCAGAACATCCGGATCCTGGTCCGGGCCGGTGTCGTGATCGTGGCGGGAGAGAAGGACCGGCCGGAACACGTGGCGCGGGGCTCGGCCAGCTTCCACCTGGTGGAGCGCGACTTCGGACGCTTCGCGCGGGCCGTCCGGGTCCACGTCGCCATCGACGCTGCCCGGGCGACGGCCGCCATGCGGGAGGGCGAGCTGCGGGTCCGCCTGCCGAAGATCGACGAGCGTCGCGGCGTAGCGATCGCGGTGCCGATCTCGACGGACGTCGTGCGATGA
- a CDS encoding TIGR00282 family metallophosphoesterase → MRLLFIGDIVGRPGRDLVKRGLAGLVASHDIDFVIANGENAAAGFGITREIGDQLLKDGVDVLTSGNHIWDKKEALDYIAVEPRLLRPANYPAGAPGKGSVVATARNGVRVGVVNVMGRVYLANIDDPFTGARREIERVKADGAALVFVDVHAEVTSEKIAMGWYLDGLATAVVGTHTHVQTADDRVLPKGTAYLTDVGMTGPHDGVIGVEKDAVLGKFLSALPARFETASGDPRLHAVVVTADVETGLATGITRLNLTAAELERLAHPAGQQA, encoded by the coding sequence ATGAGGCTGCTGTTCATCGGCGACATCGTCGGGCGGCCGGGTCGCGACCTCGTGAAGCGGGGTCTGGCCGGCCTGGTCGCCAGCCATGACATCGACTTCGTCATCGCGAACGGTGAGAACGCCGCCGCCGGCTTCGGCATCACGCGTGAGATCGGGGACCAGCTGCTGAAGGACGGCGTCGACGTGCTGACCTCCGGCAACCACATCTGGGACAAGAAGGAAGCCCTCGACTACATCGCGGTCGAGCCCCGCCTGCTCCGCCCGGCGAACTACCCGGCCGGCGCCCCCGGCAAGGGCTCCGTCGTGGCGACGGCACGCAACGGCGTCAGGGTCGGCGTGGTGAACGTGATGGGACGCGTCTATCTGGCGAATATCGACGACCCCTTCACCGGGGCCCGCCGCGAGATCGAGCGCGTGAAGGCGGACGGCGCTGCCCTGGTGTTCGTGGACGTGCACGCCGAAGTGACCTCCGAGAAGATCGCCATGGGCTGGTACCTGGACGGCCTGGCCACGGCCGTCGTCGGCACGCACACCCACGTGCAGACCGCCGACGATCGAGTGCTGCCGAAGGGCACGGCATACCTCACCGACGTGGGCATGACCGGCCCCCACGACGGCGTCATCGGCGTGGAGAAGGACGCCGTCCTCGGCAAGTTCCTCTCGGCGCTGCCCGCCCGCTTCGAAACCGCGTCCGGTGACCCGCGCCTGCACGCCGTCGTCGTGACGGCCGACGTCGAGACAGGGCTCGCCACCGGTATCACGCGCCTCAACCTCACGGCCGCGGAGCTCGAACGGCTGGCGCACCCGGCCGGCCAGCAGGCGTGA